The Marmota flaviventris isolate mMarFla1 chromosome 5, mMarFla1.hap1, whole genome shotgun sequence genome includes the window GTATAAATGGAAGTGAAGAAAGGGGAGAGCTGCCTTTTCCTGATACAAatcacacatatgtatacacatgggtAAAGCAGTGCTGGTCTGTCGCCTCCTGTCCAGAGGAATGGAGATACCCTTTGTCTTTAgcacttcattttcaaaataaagttagCAACATGTCTAAAACTGCAGATATCACGAGTAGAATTTTAACTTCTGACGTttcagaggaaagaagaaaagaggtttcTGTTCTTCCCAGGACCCTGTTACTTAGCTGTTCTGCCCCACACCTGCACAGGTAATGGAAGAATGGTTTATTTGTCATAAAGCTTTTATGAGAATTAGTCTTTACATAAGCATAATTTTCTTCCTAAATTATCTGGGAGTACTTACAAGGAAAGTTAATTTAATTGACACAAAtctgcatttgtttatttatttgtttgtttgtttgggagtactggggattgaactcaggggcactcgaccactgagccacatccccagccgtattttttttttttaatttttattgttggttgttcaaaacattacatagttcttgatatatcatatttcacactttgattcaagtgggttatgaactcccagccgtattttgtattttacttggagacaaggtcacactgagttgcttagcacctcgctgttgctagggctggttttgaactttggatcttttgcctcagcctcctgagctgctgggattacaggcatgtgccaccacgcccagccacaAATCTTTGCTTTTAATAGATGGTAAATAATTTTCTTAGCAAAGGTGTTATATCTAATTCTTATTCTATGTCCATGCATTGAATGTTTTGGGGAGGCTTACTCTACACTGGATACTTTGGTAAGCACAGTGACCGGGGAAATGACTTAAGACCCAGCCACTACTTTCTAGCAACATAGAGTTTAGTGAAGGTTACTATCCCTAAAAGAATTAAtttgggggctgggactgtagctcagtggtacagcacttacctagcatgtgtgcggcactgggtttgatccttagcaccacataaaaatgaaacaaatacaataaaggaatgctgtccatctacaacgattaaaaaaaaatctttttaaaaattaattagatgTGGTAAGTGATGGGACAGGAATCTGTCCAGGGATCTTAGAGTAAGCTAATATGAACAGCTTAAATGCCAGGCACTGTTGTACTTTACCTAATTAATCCTCAAAGTACTCCCATGAGGTAAGTACTAGTACCATCCCCTTATTGTAGAGGAACTTGAGACCCAGAAATGTTAAATAACTTGAGTAAAGCCACATAGATAGTACTTATAGAATTGAAATTTGATTCCAGGTAGTCTATATAAGTACTcatttgttatttaaaacaaaataagggAGTGACTCAGTCATGATTATCTTGTTAAAATTGGAAAATCCAGGATTATGTTTCAAAAGagattttatgcttttttaattACTTACCACTGACTTTAGGTTGAAAACCATTATCCTTTTCCTTAACCATTATCCTTAATCTTAATTGGTCTTCCGTGATCTAGTCTCTTCCTGTATCTGTAATCCTCAGCTTTTTCACTATCTTACCCTTGTTTTCTGTACTCTTACTAAACTGAACTTTTGCAATCTCTAGAATGTTCACTCAAGTTCTCTTTTACCACTACACTTGTTCTTTTCTCTGTCAGGAGCATTTCCCTGAACTGGCTGACTTTGGCTCATTTTCCATGTCTCAGCGTAAACCTCACTTCTTTAAGGTAGTTGTGCAAAAGATCTTAGACAAGCTAGGTCATTGTACAAGCCCATAGCATTCAGTGATTCCCCTTTATACTCAACAATTACTATTTAACATTCCTGCCCAGGTGGAATCTCCACTGAGGGCAGGAACCATATCTGCTTTTTTTGAGTTCTTAGGTCCTAAGAGTATAATGCCTGTCCCACCATAAACATTTTAGGAAATCTTTGTTTGAATTCAGGCTAAATTTTAAAGATTAGTAAAACTGTTGATTTATATATAATTGTGCTGAGATCTAATACTGATACAattgaaaataatggaaaaaaagattggtttttaaacttcattaatatactttcatattttattttactttgatctAATGAGTTAAGCGAGAAATTAATGTTGTTACAGTGGCACTATTTTGCTGACTTTTAAGACAATTATTTGGAGTAACCAGAATTAAATAGACTATATTTTACCCTCTACAGGTGGAATTTTTGTGATTCACTTGCACAGAGAGAGTCTGGTAAAGAATATTCCTATCCTGAACTAGTGAAAATGGTTTGGTATAAGGGTGTCACATATAGGTAAGGAACCTGTGTTGGAGTTAGAACTATTTATTTACAGTATCATAGATGGGATGGGACTATCTTTGCAGATAGACTTGCAAGAGGACACCGTTTTGCTGGGCAGACTGTACTCCTGTGTTTCATCTTGCATTTTTATAAGTCTCAGAACTAATGTCATTGGTGCACATGGGTCTTGTGACCCACTCACAAAAACCATGTTTACAAGATGTTTGCAGCAATTCCAAAGCCATTCAGGAGTCAATTTTGTTAGTGAATGTCATATTCATATCAGTTATTTAGGATACTCCTTCTAAGCATCAGAAAACATAGTTGTCTGAATTAGCCATATCACAAGGTTACCTATTGAACATGGAATTACAGAAGATGATAGCAAATTAAAGATTCAAAGCAAACATTCACTGAGTAACTGCTCTGTACCAGCACTAGTGCATGATATCCTACCCAGTGATTCCCCTTTCTACTCAACAATtactacttaacctctctgatgaTTTACAGTATTACTGTTAGCCAGATGGAGAGTTTGACTTCCATGAATAATGTTGGAAGAGCAgaggtaaataattttttttggtgagCATGGGCTCTCCATTTCTTACGTAAAGATCCACCCACTTCGGacaacatatttttcatatatgttccaataaaattaacttttaacttCAGTTTTTAAATAGTATATGACCAATACTTTGCTTGTACCTGGCTGCTCTGGGTATAACTGGTCATCTATAAGGGACAGCTTCCTGCACAGTTGGTATATTTCAACCATCAGGTATTGGTTATGCTAGTTCTTTACTAAAGTTTATTTTCAGGTTCTGGAAGTGTCGTATAGAACTTCTATGCAGTAGACATAGCTTGGTGACTGTTTATGTACCAGCCTCAATGACTGGCATTGGGGATGCTGTGAGAATGAGACAAGATACCTGAATTCCAGAAACTCTGAGTTTAGTTGTtgaagtaaatacataaacaactTCTGTGTGTTCTATTTATCTTTTGCAAAAAAGTTGATTTATATGGTTGGGTTCAGAATATAAAATGATCCACTTCtctataaaagcaaaaaagtacTTCTTTGCTTACTCCCTTTTTTGATGATTCCTTTCAGATATGTTTTAATCtcaattagaaaaacaattattatttctcttccttAGGCTTACTCATAAAAATGTGAACTCAATAGAGATTTATCCTGGAGATGGATCTGTTTTCAAATCAGAGGGAGCCTATTTGGGGAACTATTTTACATATTATCCTAGTCCAGAAGGATCAGAAGAGGTAAGCAAACTATGAGAGAGTTTTGGTAtaaatcagaatatatatatagaaacGTTTTTATATAACACTGCTTCCAACTCTTCATTCTGGAAAATTAATATAATCTTACTGTCAGCATTGGCACCTGGTTAGTTATAACCaccttatttttattatattctaatcTACTATTCTTCAATACCTTAAGCAATTTGTGTTTAAATCAGAAGCTAAATTTCctgttatataattttatcaatagaAAATGCTGAAATCGGTAACTTTAAGTCAGTATACTatggtgaatgaataaatttgtACATTATAAAGCAGATTTCCCACCCACTATGTAATTGTTTAAGACCTCTTAATTCATCTTTACATACAACTAGATGGTTGAATAATATTGTTCTGTTTTTGAAAACACTGAAACATAACATGTTTACTGACCATATAAATAATAATGTGGGTATTTGTTGATGAGTTTTAAATTGTTTCCTGCCAATCTGACAGTTGATGTCCACCTTATTATAGCAATTACCATAATatcacattattttcttttataggtAGGAATAGAATAAAATGCTTTGCCCCAGAGTGGAGTATTTAAGTAATAAAATCATCAGAGTCAGTAGGGAGATGTTTTTTAactatggaaaatttcaaacgtGTACAAAAGTAGAGAGACAAATATAATGAATTCTTATGTTACCATTATCCAACTTGTTCATCTATACTTCCCACTATCTGCCCCAAattccctattttattttttaagtaaacccCAAAAATCATTTCATTCGTAAATGTTTCAGTATATATTTGAGCAGCTCCTCTACAGAGGTCTGTTTCTAGGAgagtgttcattcattcaataaacatcaACACTTACCCTTTGGTAGGCACACTGGTAAGCGCACTGGTTAAGATGAAAGAGTTCTTGCCCTCAACAGTTCTTAATCTAGTAGAGAGACAAATGAGGAAATGAGATGAACTTGTGAACTAataatgcatatgtatatgtaagtACGTGAGTGTGTTGTGTCCAATCAAGTCAACAGGCAAATAAGTTGAGTATGCATAGTCTTACTGCTGACTGCTGTATGTTAGGGGATGTGCAATATTGCAAGATAAATGTAGAACGTCTTCATGGAGTTTCAGTTTTACTCAAAGCTGTCAGGGGGagagtgatgatttttttttaatgaggcaaATATAATGTTCTTTAGAAGCATGAGCTTTTGGGATAAAAACATCCTATTTCCAAACAAGATTTTCATTTGTGGTGGACTGCTTTGGGCTTTATTCTCAGAGCTCTATTCAACACATCCATTCTTCTCTAACTGCTTTGATGAAAAGCTTTAAAAACAATTGACTCTTTTGGGGGGATAAAATTGTTTTGCTTCTTGCTTTAATACATACTCCAAAATAAATTCCAGGTAAATTAAAAAGAGCTAAATGTAAGAAAGCAAGCCCTAGGAAACACTAGCAGgtctaagaaagagaaaatgcagaaggaataacaaaataataattgttttttccttttaattttaagatcctgcagggctgggctggacatgtggcacagtggtacagTTCTTGCCTCCCATtcatgatgccctgggttcaatccacagcaccatccccgccaaaaaaaaaaaaaaaaactgtgtaaaTAATATTGTCTTCCACCAACTATAGCAATAGGTCTTccattaataaaatttaacataatgatATATTCATCcaattaaaatagttatttttaaaacctatatatatatagcctTTTCTCTTCAGGTAAAAGAGTGGCTTATGAGATAAAGTTTCTGCTAATATGTAGGAAAATTAGTTTTGTTACATTGGTTTATGTATAGCCAAGATTTAAATTGGACAGTAAGTTATAGGCTATTAGAATATATTGAGtggtgctatggtttagatagtAGGTTACCcctaaaagctcatatgtgagataatacaagaacattcagaggtgaaatgattgggttatgagagccataacccaatcagtgaattaatcccctaatggggattacctgagtggtaactgaggcaggtagggtatggctggaggaggtgtacattaggggtgtgtctttggggtaaacattttatatctggcaagtggagtctctctctgcttcctgatcaacttgtaagctgcttccctccaccactctttcaccatgatgttcagcctcacctagagccccaaggaatggagccagctatctatggactaagacctctgaaaccaaaaataaacttctcctcctgaatatttttcttgtcaggtttttttgatcacagcagcaaaaaaaaaaaaaaaactgactaaaaagaGTGGATATGTGGAattctatactttaaaaaaattggacaATGGAAAGGCATCATAGAAAACCTTTGAAATATACAGCTATTATAGTGTTAGACTATTAAAATAACTGCTGCCTTATTACTGtgtaaaaacattttcaataaaaaggtaataaaggcaaataataataataatcattattggTATgaagattgagctcaggggcacttaaacactgagccatatcctcagcccttttttatattttatttagagacagggtctccctgagttgcttaagagcctcactaagttgttgagactggttttgaacttgtgatccttttgcctcagcctcctgagccactgagattacagacatgtaccaccatgcctgcctgGCAAAATATGTTATTAAtgagatttttcattttaaactaattttcagagagaagagaaaacttACTCAGTAAATAACCTTCCTCCAGATAGACCAGGAAATCCGTTCTCTGTGTGTTCTCTGATTAAACAGGCCACCAGGTAATTTCTTCACATTCTGTTGAACCAAGTGTTGTACATCTGTAACCTTGATACATTTTCCTTTGGTTAAAGATGAGAATAATTGGcaggtaaaataaaagtatatgtcTTTGGTAAAATGTGTTAACTTTTCTAttctcataatttatttaattttttatttttgtaaagatggacacaatatctttatttatttatttttatgtggtgctaaggattgaaccctgtccctcacacatgtgaggcaagcactctaccactgggctacagccccagcccttattctcataatttataaaataaggtAATCTATATCATTAAAAGAATACTTCTGGCTTTAAAACTACAGGGAAACATTCATATATGGTGACCAAGTGATTAGAGGAAATAAGCGCCTTTACTGTAGGTCAGTGTGGCATCATTATTATTCTTCAAATCAAGTTGGGCTTTTTATGATACAGTTGAAAAACTTCCTAGTTCTTTGTTATCCTCAAATTAATAGAGATTTATGAGAGTATATTACAGATGAAGTAcacttatttttaacattaatttgtGACACCcagaataatgaaaatgaattattgaattaaatcatttatttttataaatttacatctataagcaattttgaaaatagatttaAAGGAGCAGAATTTGTAATTTGTTATCCCAGAAATAGCTGACTCACTTACCCACCATTTTTAGATTATGCTAAACCTTTCAGACCTATAAATCTATCACCTCTTAAAAAGGAACACCTTTTAATTCTCTCCATGGAGTCATTTTATTGATAAAAATTGAAGGAATAGCCTTAACTAGGAAAGATCAGTATAGAGGAAAACAACAGTAGTTACTTTCTAGGGGATTAAGGATTTCTAgaagaaaagaattcaaaacCTGTTTCAGTGGAAATGACTTGCTTGTCATCTAAAATGTTACATGGCATTGTGGATGGGTTACTAGAATGGGAAGATGTCATTATTTGCAAatgtttaaggaatttttttcatgttcacAGAATTCTCCAACATTGTGCCAAGACGAGACTTTCTTTAAGTCATAACTATTGCATATGCTGCTGGAAAATGGTATATTAAAGTTATTTcaaaatcaagattttaaaaaattgttttattatttatatcataCTTCTAAGATCAAACTGTTTTCAAACAAGTTGTGAGAgaaatttcttttaacattaatATTGGTTTATTCAATATTATTCAAAAAATACCCACCTAATTGACAAACACTGAAAAATCaaacttttaattatttgtgtTTGGGGGATGGTGgaggcgctggggattgaacctagggccttgagcatgctaagcatgcactctgtCTCTGAGCCAAGCCCCTAGCCAGTTTGTTTTTGCTATTAATGGAGGGAAAGGGACTGGGAATTGATTGTATTTGAAACATAGTATAAATCATGTggtgtgtattttacatttattatactgtaaaaataaattatttaattctgaTTTGGAGGAAATGATTctcagacatttctttttttatccatACTCACTGAATTGTAAACCTCTATGTTGCCATATTTCctaatttttgtctattttttatgtAGAGGAAAACAATAGTTTTACAAAGATGTTAAAACTTAATCTACTTCTGAAATAAGACTATTTTGGGTATCCTCTTCTGGAAAAGTTAAAACATACTTAAGAATTCTACAGTATTAAACTTCTGAATCAGAATGAGAAATTGCCTCAGAGTTCATTAATGTTAATTTAAATCTTGTTAATGGATAACTTTAatttcctgctttttaaatttacttggTTTTAGAAATCTGGAATAGATGATAGCAATATATTGCCTTTGCTTTTGCAAGAATCATTCATACCCAACATGGGAAGATTTCTTGCCTACTCTGATGACAAAGTACATGCTATCTTTGTAGATggcattactgtaaccctaaattgGAATTTCAGCTCTTCTGTTGAAAAAAGACAGGTAAGTATCCTTCAGATTGAAAtctacatgttttgttttgtttttgttttcgtactggggattgaacccagaggtgctttaccaatgagccatatccccaaccccttttatttttcattttgagacagggtctaactaagttgtttagggcctcactacattgctgaagctgcctgccctcaaatgtgtgatcctctggcctcagcctcctacgttactaggattacaggaatgtgccactgtgcccagctgaaatCTACTTTTTTGTGTAGAGTTAAGATTTACTGAAGCATCTTTAACTGACAtaaaaattgaacatatttatggggcactgtgtgatgttttgatacatgtatttATTGTATAATGTTCAGATCAGGATAAACATATTTCCTTAGacgtttattatttctttgtggtgaaaacattcaaaattctatcttcttgcttttttttgaaatatacattatccTTAGCTATAGTTTCTTATCTATAATTTGgaagataatttttattgttgtttaccCATGGAAtatagaacaaagaaaacaaaatcacattatCTCAAATTTTTTAGGTATCAAATCTGTCAAGAGACTACTGATTTCATAGCAAGCCAGAACAGTGTGGcaaaattagtcatttttataaaGATAACACATTATAGCACAAGGGATtagtatttttattctcttaataatTATGTGAGTGGTGACTGATACCCATTGTTGtgtaaaatataatgtttaaattgtcaaaataaaattttcatgattCAATCTACTTATTTTCTTAAACTGATAATGAAGTTAGAAGAggttgtttatgtttttgttttcagttttagaGTGATAAAATTTACCTTTCCTCCTTGCTTTTTAAGGTGAATCAAGGTCTCAAGTTAGGTTGGTGTAAGTTAACTTTTCCTGATGGACAAGATGAGTTAATTGAAATTGAACACCCTGGACCATATGAAAGGTACtgaaaaagcaattttaaaaattatttttggctgGGAATGTGGTAAAGACTTGCCTAGTACTCATGAGACCCGGGGTTTGCTCCctggcactgaaaaaaaaaatattttcatgttttaagtgACAGAAAGGAAGcatataaacattatttaaatgttctatacatttttagtttttccatATGGATAATGTGAATGAAGTAATTTCATCAGGCTTCAGTGTTCAGCTCTGCTGCTTTAATTACACTTTCTtgtatttaagttattttttaaaaatatataacagacATAATTGACTTGCTATGGTGATTGAACTATGGTCAACTGTGCTAACCAATTCTGATCTCCTAACCAATATGAAATAAGGTTTGCAATCATGATTAACAAAAAGTATGTATAttctataaagtaaaatttaaactaGCTGATAATGATTCTTAAAATTGGGAAGATTCTTGAAATCAGTTTTTATGAATAtactttttgagtttttgtgattTGTTATTAGTTATGGTAATTCTACTTGTGGTAGTCTTGACATTTTAGCAATTTTACTTGACAATGTTAACAAAAGAACTGCTTTTTTACCTCTTGAATTCATTTTCTATTGGACTTTATTAAACTcaatatttgttttgtatattcagttataattatgtgtgtgttcatgtacatatgtacatattaatggTGTTTTCTGGTTTAAATTTAGTAAGCAAATGCTCACATAGTCTTATGTGTAGAtatattttcatgataaaatttaaggaaactcaatttactttgaaaaaccaaaaggaaaatttGAATACTTGAATTTGAGCTTTAAGTGAAATTCAAATATTACCTTCATTTTGACTTAAATGTATCTTTGTTATGACTGtgaataaatcaatttttttatgtaaaatagaaAAGGCTTGCCTTTTTTGTCTAATGAGGAAgatttacaaaattaattttttatttgtccttttttccaaattgttttaatgatttttccattttttgtataCTTGTGTAGAACACATAAAAGTtcattttcaagtatttattttaatgtgttcatTTCTAGATATGTGACAACAGTAACATCATGGTGCAGAAGACTTACCCAGATTAGTCCAAGAGAGATGCTCACACATCCTTCAGCTTTTATTCCTGAAGAAAATtggtatttatatttcttttaatctgTCTAGAAGAGCCAACTAATATATAGAAGTTAAAGTATCAAGTAGTAACCCCTGAAACTGTTTTCTCAAGAAAACTtattagttttaaatatatttaactccTATAATGCTTTTGATACtttaaacttgaaaattatttcaaatcagatatcttaatttattatatttcatcaTATTTCATCTGAGGAACAGAAAACTTTGcattgaaaatttcaaaatgaaaggcTTTTACATATGATAACTTCAAAAGTTCATGGAAGATGTAAAGGGGATTAGTATTAATGGGAATAAATTGTTGACTAACAAGCTTTCAgcaaaagttgatttttaaataatttctgtcATATTAATTACTTGCCCCAAATTAATTAGCAAATAACAAATCAAGTATTTCAGTCCCTTCTATGTGCCTTTCAGTTTGCAGAGGACTAGGACCAGGCTGTAaaggaatatttagaaaaaataagatattgtagGGAGCAAGCAAGGGCAGAGGCAAAAAGAATCTTTTGGCCTATGGAGATAGTGAGAAGATAGTTTTTATGAAGCAGATGCTTTCTGCTAGGGTATAGGATGGATTTTTATGGATCAATGGATCTTGTTGTAAATAGAGTTCAAATTTGAAGTAAATACAAGTTCCTAAACTGGAAAACGACAGGAAGAAGTCATTCAGCAGATTCATATCAGTGAGAGTATAATCTGAATATACTGGAAAAGGATACCAGAAACAATTTAGGAACCTAAGTTACTTTTTGgaacaaatcaaatcaaatcagtAGGTATTATTTGAAAATCTCAGGTATGTAAGGATTTACCTTTCCAGATGCATCCTTCAGCTAATGCTGAAAAGTTGCTTGAGTAATTAATAAAAAacagtttaggggctggggttgtggctcagtggtagagtgctcgccaagcacatgtgaggtcctgggtttgatcctcagcaatacataaaaataaataaataaaataaaggtattgtgtccaactataactaaaaaataaatattaaaaaagtttagaagaaagggaaattatCCATGGCTATAAAAGTGATCACTTCACCATAGCTGGCATTTGTAAAATGCAGACTTCTtatataaaagctaaaaaagaaTAGCTGTCAAGAAATACTATAAAGTGAAAGTGCACATTGTTTATGGAAGCTATGGGTGGAAGGATGGAAGAAGCAGCAGAGAGATAAGATAAAGGAATTGAGGAGTAGCTCTATCCCCTTGCAAAGGATAAGACATTTCCactgtgatttgttttcttgtCAGAGTTGGCTGAAGGAAAAAGAGATTATATAATGAACAGCTACCTAAATCATATTTCAGTTTTTTCTGCTTCACCATTATTAGCTTATTAATTGGACATTTTAATATGGATGTTAGTCAAAAAAGAGTGCAGAATATATTTCATAAGAAGTTAGTTAATCATGTGAGCAATAGAATTAAAGATTGTTATGGTTGCCTATGccagaaaaaaattttgtattaTGCTAAAGGTGATTTGCAATGATGATAAGTCTGCAGGCTTTGGAGTAAGTTATATCCAAGTTCTTTTCCACAGATGCTTAAAATGACCAAAGATCTCTCTCATTTACATCCATAAACTAGTatacaaggaaaagaaaagattgcAAGCTGGCAAGAAGGTACATATGACCCATTGTAGTAAAGCCAATAAAGCCACATTCccttttttagtactgggaatccAGAGatactttactgctgagccacatccccagcccttggttttttttttttttttttttgagacagggtcttgctaagttgctaaggatggcctcaaacttgtgatcctcctgctgcagcttcccaagttgctggatgttatggtttaaattagGTGTTCAGCAAAAGCTCCTGTATgaatcaatgaaagaaagtttagaggtaaaatgattgggttatgggaaTATTAACCTAATCAATTCATTAATCCCCTGACAAGGGATTGAGTGGTGACTGTAGggaggtggggtgtgactggaggtgggtcattgggagtgtgcctttggggtatatattttgagagctgagcttagtctctgtCTCTGCTTATTGGTGGCCATATCCTGACTTGTTTTCCTctaccacatccttctgccatgatgttttcttCACCtcagtcctgaggaatggagctggctatctgtggactgaaacctctgaaaccatgagcccccaaataaactgtactcctctaattgtttttatcaggtcttttggtcacagcagcgaaaaagctgactaaaaaactgggattataggtgtgtgccgcTGCACCCAGCTAAAATACCCTTTTCAAGTAACttgaataaaaacatgtttttagaCTAATGTCCTCACTAATTTTTTATAGAAAGTCAAGTTTACATCATTTGTAATTATGTGCTACTGCTCACATATCATTCTAGCTTCATAAGGTAAAAGAACACACATGTATGGGGTTCTGCTAGTTTTATACATTCAAACCTATACCTCATACTCATTGTCTTATTTTTCATACATGGTAagagctaaatgaaataagttaatAGTCTATTCcagaagaaa containing:
- the C5H5orf34 gene encoding uncharacterized protein C5orf34 homolog isoform X2, encoding MKNTSEDNHFESRLERTSYPVVMAAEVQMVLYEDDSVQVQYVDGSKLQLSPCGSEFLFEKSPPVSAHPLEQPERIRQRTHFVISTYREQLQRALDFRNSSASCLFLSESIIPSERKKCIFIDISEVRWPRLDPDDSMICTESGTVKITSLDGHAYLCLPKSQHEFTVHFLCKVSQKPDSSVVFSEKNNQAPKGGLVEKNSKICTYGALSGQRLKNKENELYCQVLKSKETLGKMNCINGSEERGELPFPDTNHTYVYTWVKQCWSVASCPEEWRYPLSLALHFQNKVSNMSKTADITSRILTSDVSEERRKEVSVLPRTLLLSCSAPHLHRWNFCDSLAQRESGKEYSYPELVKMVWYKGVTYRLTHKNVNSIEIYPGDGSVFKSEGAYLGNYFTYYPSPEGSEEREEKTYSVNNLPPDRPGNPFSVCSLIKQATRILQHCAKTRLSLSHNYCICCWKMKSGIDDSNILPLLLQESFIPNMGRFLAYSDDKVHAIFVDGITVTLNWNFSSSVEKRQVNQGLKLGWCKLTFPDGQDELIEIEHPGPYERYVTTVTSWCRRLTQISPREMLTHPSAFIPEENWSVASELEKIQKFNLLLENSGILNQISNKKNEQSSDYYKPRSSETLLEEFNEKKVSVALEKTSKILQDIDCLLSNSKK